The following are from one region of the Hydrogenimonas sp. SS33 genome:
- a CDS encoding MoxR family ATPase, whose product MGQMIEKIRNEIKKVVVGQEKMIDGLLIGLACDGHILLEGVPGLAKTTTVNALAKALGLTFKRVQFTPDLLPSDIIGAEIYDPQNNSFKIKQGPVFTNLLLADEINRAPAKVQSALLEVMQERQVTIGESSFTIDLPFLVMATQNPVEQEGAYNLPEAQLDRFMMKLVVGYNTPEEELEIARRVANDAMGQIEEVASKEDVFKIKEAVKRVHIDEEVEKYIVDLIFATREPKKYGLESIEKWIMYGASPRASIDLYKASRAQAYLRGKDFVSPVDIAYVAKEILRHRIILSYEAEAEEISSDLIIDKVLETVAIP is encoded by the coding sequence ATGGGGCAGATGATCGAAAAAATTCGCAACGAAATCAAAAAAGTTGTCGTCGGTCAGGAGAAGATGATCGACGGATTGCTTATCGGCCTGGCCTGTGACGGGCATATCCTTTTAGAAGGGGTGCCCGGGCTAGCCAAAACGACGACGGTCAACGCGCTCGCCAAGGCGCTGGGGCTTACTTTCAAGCGGGTCCAGTTTACCCCCGACCTGCTCCCCAGCGACATCATCGGGGCGGAGATCTACGACCCCCAGAATAACAGCTTCAAGATCAAGCAGGGGCCTGTCTTTACCAATCTATTGCTGGCGGACGAGATCAACCGCGCGCCGGCGAAAGTGCAGTCTGCTCTGCTGGAAGTGATGCAGGAGCGGCAAGTCACGATCGGGGAGAGCAGTTTTACGATCGATCTGCCTTTTCTTGTCATGGCGACCCAGAACCCGGTGGAGCAGGAGGGGGCCTACAACCTTCCCGAAGCCCAGCTCGACCGTTTCATGATGAAACTGGTGGTCGGCTACAATACGCCGGAGGAGGAGTTGGAGATCGCCCGCCGGGTGGCCAACGATGCGATGGGCCAGATCGAAGAGGTGGCGTCCAAGGAGGATGTCTTCAAGATCAAGGAGGCGGTCAAAAGGGTCCATATCGACGAAGAGGTGGAGAAGTATATCGTCGATCTGATCTTCGCTACCCGTGAACCGAAAAAGTACGGGCTTGAGTCGATCGAGAAGTGGATCATGTACGGGGCGAGCCCCCGGGCCTCCATCGACCTGTACAAAGCGAGTCGCGCCCAGGCCTATCTGCGGGGTAAGGATTTCGTCTCCCCCGTGGATATCGCCTATGTGGCCAAAGAGATTCTCAGGCACCGGATCATTCTCAGTTACGAAGCGGAAGCCGAAGAGATCAGCAGCGATCTCATTATCGACAAAGTGCTCGAAACCGTTGCGATTCCCTAA